The genome window AGGAGATTCTCGCCCACATCGACGACTACTACCTCATCGGCGAAGAGCAGGAGCCGGGGTGAGGCCGCGTCAGCGGCTCTGGGGAATGACCTCGGTAAAGCCCGCGATCGACACCGTGGTCGAGTAGGTGCCGTTGGACCGCCTGGGCAGCGGCGGGTCCGGCGCGACGTTGAAGCGCGCGGTCCCTCCCGGCTTGATCTCGTCGGGCACCGTGTAGTAGACGGCCGTGCCCGGGTCGTCCTTGCCGGGTTTGAACTCGTTGGCCCAAAGCCACGTGTGGCGGATGAGCAGCTCGACCCCCCGCACCGTGTGCGGCGAGCGATTGCGAATCTCGCCGGAAACCGTCCCGTCGCGAACGCTCAAGTTCTCGATCGTCACGATGCGCCGGGCATCCTCGTGGGAGCGCACCGCCTGCGCAACGGCTGTTGCGGGGTTGGCGGCGAGCAGCAGCGCGGTCAAGCCGATTCCCGTAAAGGCGTTCGGCCTGGAAAGCTTCGCGATCATGGCGTTTCCTCCTTGCGCTTATTTGCAGCCGGCGAGCAGGCGTGCATCGGGGCCGGCGCGGCGGCTCGCCGCCGCCCGCGCCAAGTCGGTCTCGCGCCGCCGCAGCACGTCCAGGGCGCGTGCAATCCGCTCCGCGGAGCCCCAGTCGCTCCAGCACACGCCCCGAACCGGCAGCACCGAGACGAAATCCGGATACCGGACCGCGATCGGCTCCATGATGCCTCTGGAGAAGTTGACCGGTTGCAGCGAGCGGTAAACGTCCTCGACGACCGCGGCCTCGTGCGGCGTGCCGATGGCGCGCGCAATCCGCAGAAACGCGCGATGGAGCGCCGGCTGCACTCTTTTCACCATGCTCAGCAGCGCCTTGATGTCACATACCATAGTCATCGTATTCCACAAAGCCCCGGAGCGCATCAGCTCTGCGGCGGTCCGCCGATCGGGTTTTTCGATGAAGCCGCTGACCTTGCGGATCTCCGCCGAGCGCAGGCCCATCGAGCGCTCCCCGGGAACGATATAACCGTAGTCGGTTTCCGGCTCGTCCGGGACGACCGCGAGGAGCACCAGCCGTCGAGGGTGGTCCCGCACCGCCTCCACCGCCTGCTCGACGCAGGCCATGAACCGATCCTCCTCGAGAACGAAATGGTCGGAAGGAAAAATCGCCGCCACCGTCGCGCCGTGTCTCTCGGAAAGGTAAACGAGCGGCAGGAGAACCCCGGCTCCGGTCTCCCTGTTTTCGGGCTGGACGATGACGGTCTCCGGCGGCCGGGAGGCGAGCTGGCGCGGGACTTCCGGATAGCGGAGATGGCTTCGTCCGATGACAGTGAAGAGGCGCCGCGCCGGAACGAGCCTTTCGGCGCGTGAAAACGTATGTTCGAGCATCGAGCGCCGGCCCGTGAAAGCGACATACTGCTTCGGCAGCGAGGTTCCGCTAAGCGCGCGAACGTAGCCCTGCAGGCGAACCCCCTCGCCGCCCGCCAGCACGACTCCGTATACCGCTTGCGACCCGTCTCCGATTGTGCCGGACATGGTGGGCCTCCCGGCCGTTCACGCTAACAGTCTCTGGTTTCCAGTTCGCAGCTTCCGGGTCTTGTTAAACGATGAACTTTCAACCGCCGTCAGGCGGAGGTTTCGGCCCGAGCAGCTACAAAGATCCTTCACGCTGCGGTGCCCGCGCTCTCCAGGTCTCGGCCCACCTCCGATCTATCAACGAACTTCTCAGTGCGCAATTGCCTTCTTGGTGATTCACGGCAAACATCGCACGGATCGGACTGGTGAGACCGTGGGCGACGCTACGCAAGGACCGTGCCTTCCGGAAAGCCGTGAGCAGTTCAGGCATGGACCATCGGGTCCTTTGCAGCCTTGCCACCGAAAGCTCCCCGGGCTTTTCATCCCTGATAATCCGGCGGGCAACAGGAGAGCGGAAAGAAAGCGTTTGGCTCCTCGGGCCGGCACGTCGTTTGCCTTCTCCATGGGCGGAGGGCCGATGAAAAAAACAGCGGCCGTAATCGCCGCGATCCTGGCCGTTCTCGTTCTCTGCGGCCAGGCGGCAGCCGAACCCCTCAAGGCCGGGAAAAACCTCCGCCGCGAGCCCATTCTCCTGCCGGATTCCACGCCCGACAAAGAGCGTTTGTTGCGCGTCGACTGGCTGATCGTTGCGGACGAGGAGGGAGACGTCGGAATCCTGATATTGTATGATGATGCGCGCAGCTCCATCAAAGTCGACTACATCGAGTTCTATGACCTTACGGGCGATCTGCTCGCGATCAGCTGGATCGACGGGCTCGGCATCTGTCAGGTGGCGGTGGAGGTCGGCCTGCTCGACGAGGAAGATCCCGGCATCGAGGGGGTGCTCGTCACCATGACCGGGGGCGACCCGCTCTAGCCCGCTTCGCGAACCGATGACCGGGGAGTCTGGCGTGAAGGACCCGAGCCTAGCCGCCATGTTTTGCCGGCAGGCCCGCCGCTACGGCCGAAAGACACTCTATCGCTTCGCCGAGGGGGGCGAGTGGCGGTCGCTTTCCTGGGAGGAGGCCATCCAGCGCGTTCGGGAGATCGCCCTCGGGCTCCATTCTCTGGGGGTCGAGCGCGGGGCGCGCGTGGCGATCTTTTCGAACAACCGGCCGGAATGGAATCTCGTCGACTGGGCCAACATCTGCGTCGGCGCGCTGACGGTTCCAGTCTACTCCACGAGTCCCCGGGCCCAGGTCCTGCACATCCTCAGCCACTGCGAGCCTTCCGTTCTCTTCGTCGAGTCGCGCGAGGCGTTGCGGCGCCTGGACCCTTTTCCCGGCTCGCTCGGACGAATCCGCCGGATCGTGTTGAGCGGCGGCGAGGAGGGCGGAGCGGGCGAAGGGACGATGACCCTCGCAGAGCTGTCTTCCCGCGGCCGGGCCTGCGAGCGCGAGCATCCGGAGACGTTCGACCGGCTCGTCGAGGTCCTGGGGCCGAGCGACGATCTCACGATCATTTACACGTCGGGAACCACGGGAGATCCCAAGGGAGTGCTCACCACTCACGGCCACTACCTCTTCGTCATCGACGCGGTCGATCAGGTGCTGCCGTCGACCGACGAGGACGTGACCCTGCACTTTCTGCCGTCAGCGCACTCCTTCGGCCGCCTGGAGCATTTCATGGCCGTGGCCAAGGGATGGACGGTAGCCTACGCCCGGTCGATCGAGACCGTGAGCCGGGACCTGCGGTCGGTCCGGCCGACGGTGTTTTTTTCCGTCCCGAGGATCTACGAGATCGCCTACCACCGGATCCGTTCCCGGGTGGAGCGCTCCGGCTGGGCGCGGCGGTTTCTCTTCGACCGCGCCCTGGCCATAGGCCGGGAGTGGAGCCGGCGCAAGCGCGCGGGCGCCGAGCCCGGCCTCGTCCTGGAGGCGGCGATGGCTCTTACGAGGCGGCTCGCGTTCTCCGAAATCCATGCCGCGTTCGGGGGGCGGTTGAGGGTCGCGATCTCGGGCGGAGCCCCTCTCCCTGCGGAGATCGCCGAGTTTTTCCATGCGATCGGCCTGGTGCTGCTCGAGGGTTACGGGCTCACGGAAACATCGACGGTGACGCACGTCAACCGACCGAATCGCTGCCGGATCGGAACCGTGGGGCTTCCGTTGCCGGGGATCGAGTGTCGCATCGCGGAAGACGGCGAGATCCTGCTGCGCGGCCCCAACATCTTCAAGGCCTACTACCGCGATTTCATCGCGACCGAGGAGGCGGTCGACCGCGAGGGATGGTTTCACACCGGCGATGTCGGCTCCGTGGACGAGGAGGGCTTCCTCAGGATCACCGATCGGAAGAAAGATCTGATCGTGACGTCGGCGGGAAAGAAGGTGGCGCCGCAGAAAATCGAGAACCTTCTCAGGACCGATCCCATGATCAGCCAGGCGATGGTGGTCGGCGGCGGACAGCGGCCGCTGATGGCCCTGGTGACCGTGAACTCCGAGCGGGCGCGCGAGCTGGCGGCGGAGCAGGGCGTCGATCTGGGGGGCGAGGTTGCGTCGCATCCGTGGGTGCAGGCGCGCGTCAAGGAGATCGTCCGGGAGAAGAACAGGGAGCTTGCGCCGTTCGAGGCGGTTCGGCAGGTGTGGGTCCTCGGCCGCGAGCTGAGCGTCGACGAGGGCGAGCTGACGGCGACGATGAAGCTGCGCCGCCAGGTCATCATGGAACGGTACAAAGAGCTGATCGACGAACTGTACGGCGACGCCAAGAAGAGGCGGTCGTCGGCGACCGAGGAGACGACGGGGGTATAGGGCCGGGCCCGCCCGCGGGGGTCAGGCTTCGGTCTCGGGTATCCGCTTGATTTCCTCCAGCCACACCGTCGCTTCGCTGTCGCTGGGCGCGCGGTAGTCGCCGCGCGGCGACAGCGAGCCGCCGGAGCCGACCTTGGGGGCGTTGGGAATGCAGCTCCTCTTGAACTGGCTCACCTGGAAGAAACGCCAGGCGAACACGGAAAGCCACCGCTTGATCTCGGCGATGCCGTACTGGCGGCGTTTCTCCTCCGGAATATCGGGCCACGCTCCGAGCGTCCGGTCTCTCCAGGCGCAATAGGAGAGAAAAGCGATCTTCGTGGGCAGGTAACCGAAACGGGTCGTGTAGTAGAGCGTGAAGTCCTGAAGCTCGTAAGGGCCCACGATCTCCTCGGTTCTCTGGCTCGGTTGCTCGCCGTCGGGATCTCCCGGCACCAGCTCCGGGCTGAACTCGGTGTCGAGGATCGAGCGCAGGATGATACTGGTTTCCTTTCCCAGCAGATCGGTGTCGGCGACCCAGCGGATGAGGAACTGAATCAGCGTTTTCGGGACGCTCGCGTTGACGCTGTAGTGCGACATGTGATCGCCGACGCCGTACGTGCACCAGCCGAGGGCGAGCTCGCTGAGATCGCTGGTTCCCAGCACCAGCCCGTGGTGCAGGTTGGCGAGGCGGAAGAGATGGCTGGTCCGCTCGCCCGCCTGCACGTTCTCGAAGGTGATGTCGTAGACCGGCTCGCCGCGGGCGTAAGGATGACCGATATCGCGCAGCATCTGCTCGCAGCTCGGCCGGATGTCGAGCTCGCTCGCCGTGCAGCCGACCGCCTCCATCAGCGCCTTGGCGTTGGCCAGGGTCCGGCGGCTCGTGGCAAAGCCCGGCATCGCATAACCGAGGATGTTCGAGCGCGGCAGGCTCAGGACGTCGAACGCCCGCGCCGCCACGATGAGCGCGTGGGTCGAGTCGAGTCCGCCCGAGACGCCGATCACCACCTTGGAAATGCCCGAGCTCCGCAGCCGCTTCACCAGCCCCTGGACCTGGATGTTGTAGGCTTCGTAGCAGCGGCGGTCCCGCAGCGCCCGCTCCGAGGGCACGTACGGGAAGCGGCCGATCCGGCGCTCGCAGAGCAGGCGCTCGGTGCGAGGCAAATTGAGATCGAAGCCCACCTTGCGGAAGCGCCTGAGCTCCTCGCGATGGCGCTGCATGCTCTGGCCGAAGCTGTTCTGGCGCATGCGCTCCTGCGAGAGGCGCTCGAGGTCCAGCTCCGCGACGACCAGCTGGGAGTCGTAGTGGAAGCGCTCCGATTCGGCGAGCAGGGCGCCGTTCTCGTAAACGATCGCGTGGCCGTCCCATGCCAGGTCGGTGGTCGACTCGCCGGTCCCGGCCGCGGTGTAGAGGTAGGCCGCGAGGCAGCGCGCCGACTGGTTCGCCACCAGGCTGTGGCGGTATTCGTCCTTGCCGAGCGTGATGTTGGATGCCGAGAGGTTGAGGATCACGGTGGCGCCGGCGAGCGCGGCCCAGCACGAAGGCGGCAGCGGTACCCAGAGATCCTCGCAGATCTCCACGAAGAAGGTAAACCGCCTTTCCTGCTCGCATTGAAAGAGCAGGTGCTCCCCGAAGGGAATCTCCCGCTGGCCGAGAAGGTCGATCGAGGTGCTCCGGGCCGCGGCCGCGGGGGCGAACTGCCGGTACTCGTAGAACTCGCGGTAGTTCGGCAGGAAGGTTTTGGGGACGACTCCCAGGATCTTCCCGCGGCGCAGGACGACAGCGCAGTTGAACAGCAAATGGTCGACCTGGAGCGGCAGCCCCACCACCGCGATCAGCTCGAGGCCTTCCGAGGCCTTGAGGACGTCGCCCAGCGCCGCGAGCGAACCGTCGAGCAGAGCCCGTTGGTGAAAGAGGTCCTCGCACGAGTAGGCGGACAGTCCCAGCTCCGGGAAGAGCGCCAGAACCGCCCGGCGGTGTTCGGCCGCGTGCATCAACTCGATCGTCCGGGAGCCGTTGTAGGCCGGGTCCGCCACCCGAAGCTCGGGAACTCCGACCGCCGCCCGGACAAAGCCGTGATTGTAAAGATTGAAGAATTCCCCGTCCTTCATGCCAGTCAGCCGCTACCGCCGCGCTCGCCCGCTGCTCCTCCCCGGAGGCCGGCTTTCGTCGCCGGGCTTTTCGATCGAAATATCGCCGATTTCACGCCGTTGAGCAAACGGTCCCCGCTACTCGGCGCACTCCCGGCAATCGTGCCGCACCCCTTCCTGGACCAGGGAAAGGGCCTGACCCGGTCGGGAGCCGTAGCGGTAGATCGTGACCCCTTTCAACCGGAGCTGGCGCGCGAGAAGGAAGACTTCCCGGACCGCCGCGGGAGGCGCGTCGCGCGGGAGATTGACCGTCTTCGAGACGGCGGCGTCAACGTGTTTCTGGAAAGCCGCCTGCATCTGGAGGTGCCACCGGGGCGCGATCTCCAGGGCGATGGGAAAGCGTCGCCGCAGCTCGGCCGGAAGGTATTCCAGGTCACGGATCGAACCCCGCTCGCGAACCTCTTCGAGGGCTCGCTCGCCGTCGGGGCCCAGCCGTTCCAGCTCCTCGCGCAGCAGCGGATTGATCTCCGCGGCGAACTGCGTCCCGAGAATGCGGCGCGAAAAGGCCAGGGCGAAAAACGGCTCGATGGCCGCGGAAGTTCCGGCGATCAAGCTGATGGTGCCGGTGGGCGCAACGCAGGTGACCGTGGCGTTGCGAAGCGCCGTGAACCCCCGGGCGGGCCAGACGCTTTGCGAAAACGCCGGAAACGAGCCGCGCCGCTCGCCGAGAGCGGCCGAGCAACGGCGTGCCTCCGCCGTAAGAAACTCCGCGATCTTTTCCGCCAGCAGCTCGGCTTCGCCGGAGTCGTAAGCGATCCCGAGGCGCGCAAACAGGTTGGCGAGGCCCATGACCCCGAGCCCGATCTTGCGCGTGCGGCGGGTGGCGGCTTCGATTTCCGGAAACGGGTAGCTGTTCGCCTCGATCACGTTGTCGAGGAACACCACCCCGTCGTGGACGGCCTCGCGCAAGGCCGACCAGTCGATCTCGCCGCCCGCCAGGAACGCCGGCAGGTTAAGCGATCCGAGCGTGCAGGACTCGTAGGGAAGGAGCGGCTGCTCGCCGCACGGATTCGTGCTTTCGATCCGTCCCAGCGCGGGCGTCGGGTTGTGAGCATTGATCTCGTCCAGGAACAGCAGCCCCGGGTCTCCCGTGGCCCATGCCGCCGCGCAGATCTTTTCCAGAAGCGCTTCCGGCCGGACGGCGGAGACCTCACGCCCGGTTCTGGGGTTGCGCAGCGCGAACGGCTCGCGGCGCTCGAGCGCTTCGAAAAAGGCATCGGTCACGCCCACCGAGAGATTGAAGTTCTCCAGCCTCCCCGGCTTTAGTTTCGCTTCGACGAACTCCTCGATGTCCGGATGATCGATGCGGAGCACCGCCATGTTGGCTCCGCGCCGCCTTCCCCCTTCGCGGATCACCGCCGTGGTGAGGTCGAATATGTCCATGAAGGAGAGGGGACCCGAGGTTATGCCTCCGGTCGAGCGAACACGGTCGCGCCGCGGGCGCAGGGAGCTGAAGGAAAAACCGGTGCCGCCGCCGGATTGGTGGATGCGCGCCATGCGGCCGAGGGTCGTGAAGATCGATTCGAGGTTGTCCTCGATCGGAAGGACGAAGCAGGCCGCGAGCTGTCCGTCGGCCAGGCCGGCGTTCATCAGGGTGGGCGAGTTGGGTAAAAACTCCAGCCGGCGCATGCGCCCGAAGAACCGTTCCTCCCAGTACCGCTCATCCTCGCCGAAGAGTCCGGCGGGGGCGGCGATGGCACGGGCCACTCGCTCCATCATCGCTTCCGGCGATTCGATCACCTGGCCCGTCTCGTCCCGGCGAAGATAGCGCTGGCGCAGGACTTCGAGGGCGGCCTCCGAGAACGCGAGGCGGTCTTCTTTCATGGGCGCTCCTGGTTCGCAACACGCATTTTTCGTGCCTGGAGCACGGCGGGATCGGGTTTTCGATGGAGGCCTTTTTCGTTGTTGAGAACAGGCGGCGGCGAAATTGGCGCCCGCGGGAAGGAGTATGGGCCGGGTGGAGTCATTGCCGGCTTGGCGCCGCCGGTTTTTCAACCCCGGAGGATGGCTCGGGCTTTGCGTTGCCTCGATCGAGAAAAACCGGTCCGGAGGCGTTCGATGGGCGGCGACTGGAAACAATGGTGGCGCCGGTTTCTCAGCCTGTCAACCGGCAGATACCGGAGGGCGCGCGAGCTTCTCAAACAGCGTTACCTCGAGGAGCTTCGCCACGCCGAGCGCCTCCGCGAGCATGCCGCAAGGATGCAGTACCCGCAATTTCGCCAGAAGCTGCTCGACATAGCTGCCGAGGAAACGAAACACGCCGAGTGGATCGCGGCGCGGATCAGGCTCTTGGGCGGTGAGCCCCCGCCGTTCAAGCCGCCGCCGGTGAGCGGGCGGAACAGCTGGCAATACCTGCTGTTGGACCTCGAAGAGGAAGGACGCTGCGGCGCGCGGCTTCAGGACGAGATCCGGACCCTGGAGCCGGAGCTGCCCGAAATCGGTGGGCTTCTCGATCGAATCCGGAAGGACGACGAGAAACACCGGCAGGAGATCCGGGAAATGTTGATGCGCAGCGATCCTCAGGCGCTCTGGCCGGCTTGAGCGGCGCAAGGGTCTCAGGCCTGCCGCTTGACGCCGAGATAGC of Candidatus Zixiibacteriota bacterium contains these proteins:
- a CDS encoding ferritin-like domain-containing protein, whose amino-acid sequence is MGGDWKQWWRRFLSLSTGRYRRARELLKQRYLEELRHAERLREHAARMQYPQFRQKLLDIAAEETKHAEWIAARIRLLGGEPPPFKPPPVSGRNSWQYLLLDLEEEGRCGARLQDEIRTLEPELPEIGGLLDRIRKDDEKHRQEIREMLMRSDPQALWPA
- a CDS encoding adenosylcobalamin-dependent ribonucleoside-diphosphate reductase, with the translated sequence MKEDRLAFSEAALEVLRQRYLRRDETGQVIESPEAMMERVARAIAAPAGLFGEDERYWEERFFGRMRRLEFLPNSPTLMNAGLADGQLAACFVLPIEDNLESIFTTLGRMARIHQSGGGTGFSFSSLRPRRDRVRSTGGITSGPLSFMDIFDLTTAVIREGGRRRGANMAVLRIDHPDIEEFVEAKLKPGRLENFNLSVGVTDAFFEALERREPFALRNPRTGREVSAVRPEALLEKICAAAWATGDPGLLFLDEINAHNPTPALGRIESTNPCGEQPLLPYESCTLGSLNLPAFLAGGEIDWSALREAVHDGVVFLDNVIEANSYPFPEIEAATRRTRKIGLGVMGLANLFARLGIAYDSGEAELLAEKIAEFLTAEARRCSAALGERRGSFPAFSQSVWPARGFTALRNATVTCVAPTGTISLIAGTSAAIEPFFALAFSRRILGTQFAAEINPLLREELERLGPDGERALEEVRERGSIRDLEYLPAELRRRFPIALEIAPRWHLQMQAAFQKHVDAAVSKTVNLPRDAPPAAVREVFLLARQLRLKGVTIYRYGSRPGQALSLVQEGVRHDCRECAE
- a CDS encoding sugar phosphate nucleotidyltransferase, whose protein sequence is MSGTIGDGSQAVYGVVLAGGEGVRLQGYVRALSGTSLPKQYVAFTGRRSMLEHTFSRAERLVPARRLFTVIGRSHLRYPEVPRQLASRPPETVIVQPENRETGAGVLLPLVYLSERHGATVAAIFPSDHFVLEEDRFMACVEQAVEAVRDHPRRLVLLAVVPDEPETDYGYIVPGERSMGLRSAEIRKVSGFIEKPDRRTAAELMRSGALWNTMTMVCDIKALLSMVKRVQPALHRAFLRIARAIGTPHEAAVVEDVYRSLQPVNFSRGIMEPIAVRYPDFVSVLPVRGVCWSDWGSAERIARALDVLRRRETDLARAAASRRAGPDARLLAGCK
- a CDS encoding NAD(+) synthase, which produces MKDGEFFNLYNHGFVRAAVGVPELRVADPAYNGSRTIELMHAAEHRRAVLALFPELGLSAYSCEDLFHQRALLDGSLAALGDVLKASEGLELIAVVGLPLQVDHLLFNCAVVLRRGKILGVVPKTFLPNYREFYEYRQFAPAAAARSTSIDLLGQREIPFGEHLLFQCEQERRFTFFVEICEDLWVPLPPSCWAALAGATVILNLSASNITLGKDEYRHSLVANQSARCLAAYLYTAAGTGESTTDLAWDGHAIVYENGALLAESERFHYDSQLVVAELDLERLSQERMRQNSFGQSMQRHREELRRFRKVGFDLNLPRTERLLCERRIGRFPYVPSERALRDRRCYEAYNIQVQGLVKRLRSSGISKVVIGVSGGLDSTHALIVAARAFDVLSLPRSNILGYAMPGFATSRRTLANAKALMEAVGCTASELDIRPSCEQMLRDIGHPYARGEPVYDITFENVQAGERTSHLFRLANLHHGLVLGTSDLSELALGWCTYGVGDHMSHYSVNASVPKTLIQFLIRWVADTDLLGKETSIILRSILDTEFSPELVPGDPDGEQPSQRTEEIVGPYELQDFTLYYTTRFGYLPTKIAFLSYCAWRDRTLGAWPDIPEEKRRQYGIAEIKRWLSVFAWRFFQVSQFKRSCIPNAPKVGSGGSLSPRGDYRAPSDSEATVWLEEIKRIPETEA
- a CDS encoding long-chain fatty acid--CoA ligase; protein product: MKDPSLAAMFCRQARRYGRKTLYRFAEGGEWRSLSWEEAIQRVREIALGLHSLGVERGARVAIFSNNRPEWNLVDWANICVGALTVPVYSTSPRAQVLHILSHCEPSVLFVESREALRRLDPFPGSLGRIRRIVLSGGEEGGAGEGTMTLAELSSRGRACEREHPETFDRLVEVLGPSDDLTIIYTSGTTGDPKGVLTTHGHYLFVIDAVDQVLPSTDEDVTLHFLPSAHSFGRLEHFMAVAKGWTVAYARSIETVSRDLRSVRPTVFFSVPRIYEIAYHRIRSRVERSGWARRFLFDRALAIGREWSRRKRAGAEPGLVLEAAMALTRRLAFSEIHAAFGGRLRVAISGGAPLPAEIAEFFHAIGLVLLEGYGLTETSTVTHVNRPNRCRIGTVGLPLPGIECRIAEDGEILLRGPNIFKAYYRDFIATEEAVDREGWFHTGDVGSVDEEGFLRITDRKKDLIVTSAGKKVAPQKIENLLRTDPMISQAMVVGGGQRPLMALVTVNSERARELAAEQGVDLGGEVASHPWVQARVKEIVREKNRELAPFEAVRQVWVLGRELSVDEGELTATMKLRRQVIMERYKELIDELYGDAKKRRSSATEETTGV